The proteins below come from a single Zea mays cultivar B73 chromosome 8, Zm-B73-REFERENCE-NAM-5.0, whole genome shotgun sequence genomic window:
- the LOC100277859 gene encoding Protein MODIFIED TRANSPORT TO THE VACUOLE 1-like, with amino-acid sequence MDQSRRAVESYWRSRMVDGVTADDDKVAPVYKLEEICELLRASDASIVKEVADFVLKRLDNKSSLVKQKALRLIKYAIGKSGTDFKREMQRHSAAIRQLVHYKGHPDPLRGDALNKAVRETANEAIAAIFSTEDPKPAVATESLGKRIQGFGNTNYEPSRDEKKSFLSELSEVVGIGSASIKQGLSNFAAAHAIMINDNGSTYKSPNLRRSLTTESEKYGRYDPSEIQSESRASSDASKNVASGSWGPTSSSAPSDDTSSSQPGVKTREERLLETIVTASGVRLQPTRDALRVFLTEASKLDAVALSRALENKLNSPLWQVRMKAICVLEAIVRKQDTDPYSIIASYFIENTASVVKCSELPQVSLREKASKVLNMLIGEEPTGTTATKSAMATPVQMPDLIDTGDQDGLATSSGQESNGQKNTGKAYVSSVDDLLGGEPIADTSVTADSNGSDPFADVSFHEVEAKETNDLFSGLIVEEKSSATMHGSSSSNKNELPDIFGSPPDSFIQGSVTDQGTVNDLMSGLNLNGTGQAHPPVKAEPNSTFSGSQFFDTNNEIGHVASAAALNGIVGQNSFYQQQQTPLQYSFPQHMMLNQSFPGQQLNYGAMGILLAQQQQLLQNFGNFNAELGNSSFNSMNSGNASVLPDIFNSSNQPQNHVAAMSSSKKDDTRAFDFVSDHLAAARASRK; translated from the exons ATGGATCAGAGCCGGCGGGCGGTGGAGTCGTACTGGCGCTCGCGGATGGTGGACGGCGTCACGGCGGACGACGACAAGGTCGCGCCCGTCTACAAGCTCGAGGAGATCTGCGAGCTCCTGCGTGCCTCCGACGCCAGCATCGTCAAGGAGGTCGCCGACTTCGTCCTCAAGCGCCTCGACAACAAGAGCTCCCTTGTTAAGCAAAAG GCTTTACGGTTGATCAAATACGCAATTGGAAAATCTGGTACTGATTTCAAGAGGGAGATGCAAAGGCACTCAGCGGCTATACGCCAACTAGTTCATTACAAAGGCCACCCTGACCCCTTAAGAGGGGATGCCCTTAATAAGGCTGTTCGGGAAACTGCGAATGAGGCTATTGCTGCAATTTTCTCCACAGAGGACCCTAAACCTGCTGTCGCAACCGAAAGTCTTGGCAAGCGCATACAAGGCTTTGGAAATACTAATTACGAGCCATCTAGAGATGAAAAGAAGTCTTTCCTTAGTGAACTTAGCGAAGTAGTGGGTATTGGAAGTGCATCCATCAAGCAGGGTTTGAGCAACTTCGCTGCAGCGCATGCAATAATGATAAATGACAACGGCAGCACATACAAGAGCCCTAATCTACGTAGGTCTTTAACCACAGAATCTGAAAAATATGGCCGGTATGATCCAAGTGAAATTCAAAGTGAGAGCCGTGCCTCATCTGATGCTTCAAAGAACGTAGCTTCTGGTTCTTGGGGTCCGACTTCCAGTTCTGCACCATCCGATGATACTAGCTCAAGTCAACCAGGGGTTAAAACTCGTGAAGAAAGACTTCTGGAGACAATTGTTACTGCAAGTGGTGTGCGATTGCAACCAACGCGAGATGCTCTGCGGGTTTTTTTAACAGAAGCTTCCAAATTGGATGCAGTTGCCTTGAGCCGCGCACTTGAAAACAAACTGAATTCCCCATTATGGCAG GTTCGCATGAAGGCTATTTGTGTGTTGGAAGCCATTGTAAGGAAACAGGATACTGATCCTTATTCTATCATTGCTTCATATTTCATTGAGAACACAGCTTCTGTTGTTAAATGCTCTGAGCTGCCACAGGTTTCTCTCAGAGAGAAGGCCTCAAAG GTCTTGAATATGCTGATTGGGGAAGAGCCTACTGGAACCACAGCAACAAAATCTGCAATGGCCACACCTGTTCAGATGCCTGATTTGATCGATACAGGTGATCAAGATGGTCTGGCAACAAGTTCTGGACAGGAAAGCAATGGACAAAAAAATACTGGGAAAGCATATGTTTCTTCAGTTGATGATTTGCTTGGTGGTGAACCTATTGCTGATACAAGTGTCACTGCTGATAGCAATGGAAGCGATCCATTTGCAGATGTATCGTTCCATGAGGTAGAGGCTAAGGAGACTAATGATCTCTTCTCAGGATTGATAGTAGAAGAAAAATCATCAGCTACCATGCACGGCAGTTCTTCATCAAACAAAAATGAATTACCAGATATCTTTGGCAGCCCCCCTGATTCTTTCATCCAAGGTAGTGTTACTGACCAAGGAACTGTCAATGATTTGATGTCTGGTTTGAACCTTAATGGAACAGGTCAGGCTCATCCTCCAGTTAAAGCAGAACCCAATAGCACCTTCAGTGGTTCACAGTTCTTTGATACAAACAATGAGATCGGCCATGTGGCAAGTGCTGCAGCATTGAATGGCATTGTTGGTCAAAACTCGTTTTACCAACAGCAGCAGACTCCCTTGCAGTACAGCTTCcctcaacatatgatgctcaatcaATCATTTCCTGGGCAACAATTAAATTATGGTGCTATGGGGATTCTTCttgctcagcagcagcagttactGCAAAATTTTGGAAATTTCAATGCTGAACTTGGGAATTCTTCTTTCAATTCGATGAACAGTGGAAATGCATCAGTGCTTCCAGATATTTTCAATTCAAGTAATCAACCTCAAAATCATGTTGCAGCGATGAGCAGTTCGAAGAAAGATGACACTAGAGCTTTTGATTTTGTTTCG
- the LOC103635015 gene encoding uncharacterized protein produces MAGAHDDLVTYSAKMDLILEQLAAINARLDSHDARLAKLEQAWVSPSASTAGCLGASEGGLGTGGGGRVEDDGVNGLQPNTPREVEAAFYVEVAVPLLQPASVLMEVQAWPDYGCARICSPNLQQSAAMVAQPVEALLRDNPPRHNYQSSAPWPSIFCTTDSHLLRRRSCGRRQPPWPPPRRGHLSYNTGGCHRPSLGAGSPLRHRSHVRHQSIWPPTRPPSIDPTTDVVHFFSR; encoded by the coding sequence ATGGCCGGCGCGCACGACGATCTTGTGACCTACTCCGCCAAGATGGACCTCATCCTCGAGCAACTTGCCGCCATCAATGCCCGTTTGGATTCCCACGACGCTCGTCTGGCCAAGCTAGAGCAGGCGTGGGTCAGCCCCTCTGCTTCTACCGCGGGCTGCCTGGGCGCGAGCGAGGGCGGCCTGGGCACGGGAGGAGGCGGCCGAGTCGAGGACGATGGGGTCAATGGGCTGCAACCCAACACACCCAGGGAGGTGGAGGCGGCGTTCTACGTTGAGGTGGCTGTGCCACTGCTGCAGCCCGCCTCCGTGCTCATGGAGGTCCAGGCGTGGCCCGACTATGGCTGCGCACGGATCTGCTCGCCCAATCTGCAACAATCGGCCGCCATGGTGGCCCAACCTGTAGAGGCGCTGCTGCGGGATAACCCTCCACGCCACAACTACCAATCCTCCGCGCCGTGGCCATCAATCTTCTGCACCACGGACAGCCATCTGCTGCGTCGTCGCAGCTGTGGTCGACGTCAGCCACCTTGGCCACCGCCGCGGCGTGGTCACTTGAGCTACAACACCGGAGGGTGCCACCGACCTTCGCTAGGCGCAGGGAGCCCTCTGCGCCACCGCAGCCACGTCCGTCATCAGTCGATCTGGCCGCCGACACGTCCTCCTTCGATAGATCCGACCACTGACGTGGTTCATTTTTTTTCTAGGTGA